From a single Paenibacillus sp. FSL R5-0345 genomic region:
- a CDS encoding phosphatase PAP2 family protein, protein MRHLFMKLHLWEQRLFKWINGRMHNRFLNFWLFYLTHLGGATSTIVINILIWAFAPQAWRTASLQAMTALAVSHLPVAVAKKLYPRMRPYLALPDTNTFRNPLKDHSFPSGHTTAIFASTVPYMVAFPALTVILLPLACIVGFSRIYLGLHYPSDVFAGLVIGTSVAAGTIALWI, encoded by the coding sequence ATGAGACATTTATTCATGAAGCTACATCTCTGGGAGCAGCGCCTTTTTAAGTGGATCAACGGACGAATGCATAATCGCTTTCTGAACTTTTGGCTCTTCTATCTCACTCATTTGGGTGGAGCTACAAGCACAATTGTTATCAACATACTGATCTGGGCATTTGCTCCTCAGGCATGGAGAACTGCCAGCCTGCAAGCAATGACAGCTCTAGCAGTTAGCCATTTGCCCGTTGCTGTCGCCAAAAAACTGTATCCACGCATGCGGCCTTATCTGGCGTTACCGGATACGAACACATTTCGTAATCCATTAAAGGATCATTCTTTTCCGTCTGGTCATACTACAGCTATCTTTGCTTCAACGGTCCCATATATGGTAGCATTTCCTGCCTTAACCGTTATTCTGCTGCCCCTGGCCTGTATTGTCGGGTTTTCACGCATTTATCTGGGATTACATTATCCATCAGATGTATTTGCAGGCTTAGTGATCGGAACCAGTGTCGCAGCAGGTACCATAGCCTTATGGATCTGA
- the recQ gene encoding DNA helicase RecQ, whose protein sequence is MKMQAPTIEQAQAELQKYYGYPDFRDGQKKIVQNLLEGRDTLGILPTGGGKSICYQVPALLLPGLTLVISPLISLMKDQVDALTTAGIPAAFINSTLSGKEVNERIRAARRGDLKLLYVAPERLELDWFRLEMAELAISCVAVDEAHCVSQWGHDFRTSYLSVSPFVDELPERPILAAFTATATPEVMEDMVRLLRLREPGIFMTGLGRDNLAMSVLRGENKREFVMDYTATHSHQPGIVYAATRKEVDDLYQRLQASGIAAGRYHAGMNDQERADSQEGFLYDDIRVMVATNAFGMGIDKSNVRYVIHYNMPKNMEAYVQEAGRAGRDGEPSECILLFSAQDIMTQKFLIEQNPQDTDRKANEYRKLQQMIDYCYTTRCLRSAQLDYFGEAHGDKPCGICSSCTDERELVDMTVDAQKIFSCIHRMRERYGVALVASVLKGSRNQKVMQYGFDKLPTHGAMSSRTEKEISESINVLISEGYLALSEGQYPVVRLQPLAAEVLRGQREVMQRVARPSRAGAASGTRVRSRGHDLSPSAVNETVFEQLRLIRRELAGREHVPSYIIFNDATLREMSVVCPQTEAEMLRVKGVGEVKYRKYGKAFLEFFQNEM, encoded by the coding sequence ATGAAGATGCAAGCACCTACTATTGAACAGGCGCAGGCTGAGCTGCAGAAATATTACGGTTATCCAGATTTTCGGGATGGTCAGAAGAAGATTGTTCAGAACTTGCTGGAAGGTCGCGACACGCTGGGGATCCTCCCTACTGGAGGCGGAAAATCGATCTGTTATCAAGTTCCTGCATTGCTGCTGCCCGGACTGACATTGGTGATATCGCCATTGATCTCGCTGATGAAAGATCAGGTGGATGCTTTGACCACGGCAGGTATTCCGGCAGCCTTTATTAATAGCACGTTAAGCGGAAAAGAAGTAAATGAGCGGATTCGTGCTGCCCGTCGCGGCGATTTGAAGCTGCTTTATGTCGCGCCCGAAAGGTTAGAGCTGGACTGGTTCCGACTGGAGATGGCTGAGCTGGCGATTTCCTGTGTGGCTGTAGATGAGGCACACTGTGTATCACAGTGGGGACATGATTTCCGCACAAGTTATTTGTCGGTATCGCCATTTGTGGACGAGTTGCCAGAACGACCTATCTTGGCTGCATTTACAGCGACGGCGACGCCAGAGGTTATGGAGGACATGGTTCGGCTGCTTCGTCTGCGCGAGCCAGGTATTTTCATGACTGGACTCGGAAGAGATAATCTAGCCATGTCTGTGCTACGTGGAGAGAATAAGCGGGAATTCGTCATGGACTACACAGCGACGCATTCCCACCAACCGGGCATTGTATATGCGGCTACACGCAAAGAAGTAGATGATCTATATCAAAGGCTGCAGGCTTCAGGAATAGCAGCAGGCCGCTATCACGCAGGGATGAATGATCAGGAGCGGGCAGATAGTCAGGAAGGCTTCCTCTATGATGATATCCGGGTTATGGTGGCCACGAATGCCTTTGGGATGGGGATTGATAAATCCAATGTCCGTTACGTAATTCATTACAATATGCCGAAAAATATGGAAGCTTATGTTCAAGAGGCTGGTCGTGCTGGCCGTGACGGTGAACCTAGTGAGTGTATCCTGCTCTTTAGTGCGCAGGATATTATGACACAAAAGTTCCTAATTGAGCAGAATCCGCAGGATACGGACCGCAAAGCTAACGAATATCGCAAACTTCAGCAAATGATTGATTATTGCTATACTACCCGTTGTTTGCGGAGTGCTCAGCTGGATTATTTTGGTGAGGCACATGGAGACAAGCCATGCGGGATTTGCAGCTCATGTACAGATGAACGAGAGCTTGTAGATATGACTGTAGATGCACAGAAGATATTCTCTTGCATCCACCGTATGCGAGAGCGTTATGGAGTAGCGTTGGTGGCTTCTGTGCTTAAAGGTTCTCGCAATCAGAAGGTGATGCAGTATGGTTTTGATAAGCTGCCGACCCATGGTGCGATGTCGAGCCGGACGGAGAAGGAGATCTCGGAGAGTATCAATGTACTTATCTCTGAAGGATATCTGGCATTGTCTGAAGGACAATATCCGGTAGTACGGCTCCAGCCTTTGGCTGCTGAGGTACTGCGAGGACAGCGTGAAGTGATGCAGCGAGTAGCGCGGCCATCACGAGCAGGTGCGGCATCCGGTACGCGAGTTCGTAGTCGCGGACATGATTTGTCACCTTCGGCGGTCAATGAGACCGTCTTCGAGCAACTTCGTCTGATTCGGCGGGAACTGGCAGGCCGAGAGCATGTGCCATCTTATATTATTTTCAATGATGCAACGCTGCGTGAGATGAGTGTGGTTTGCCCGCAGACCGAAGCGGAAATGCTGAGGGTAAAGGGTGTCGGGGAAGTGAAATACCGGAAGTATGGTAAGGCATTCCTAGAGTTTTTTCAAAATGAAATGTAG
- a CDS encoding TIGR01212 family radical SAM protein (This family includes YhcC from E. coli K-12, an uncharacterized radical SAM protein.), translating into MSNLQYTTPPLLWGDKRFHTWNYEMREQMNTKVFKVMLDAGFTCPNRDGSIAKGGCTFCSARGSGDFAGSRRDDLVTQFNNIRDKQHLKWPNAKYIGYFQAYTNTYAPVEELREYFEVILQQPGVVGLSIATRPDCLPDDVVEYLAELNERTYLWVEMGLQTIHDSTSELINRAHDSQCYVDAVEKLRRHGIRVCTHIIHGLPQETHEMMLETVSAVARMDVQGIKIHLLHLMRKTPMVKQYEAGLLRFMEQDEYVKLIADSLEILPPEMIVHRLTGDAPRDLLVGPMWSLKKWEVLNAIDAELVARDTWQGKYWRKS; encoded by the coding sequence GTGTCTAATCTTCAATACACTACTCCTCCGCTCCTGTGGGGGGATAAACGTTTCCATACTTGGAATTATGAAATGCGTGAGCAAATGAATACCAAGGTGTTCAAAGTTATGCTCGATGCAGGCTTTACCTGTCCCAACCGTGATGGCTCCATCGCTAAAGGTGGTTGTACTTTTTGCAGTGCCAGAGGTTCTGGTGATTTTGCGGGAAGTCGCCGAGATGATCTCGTCACCCAATTTAATAATATCCGTGACAAACAGCATCTAAAATGGCCAAACGCTAAATACATCGGATACTTTCAGGCCTATACCAATACGTACGCTCCGGTCGAAGAGCTTAGAGAATATTTCGAAGTGATTTTGCAGCAGCCAGGTGTCGTAGGACTATCTATTGCTACACGGCCTGACTGTTTGCCAGATGATGTTGTCGAATATTTAGCAGAGCTAAACGAACGCACGTATCTGTGGGTAGAGATGGGTCTTCAGACTATACACGACTCTACTTCAGAGCTAATTAATCGGGCTCACGATAGCCAGTGTTATGTAGATGCTGTTGAGAAGCTGCGGCGTCACGGCATTCGTGTCTGCACCCATATCATTCACGGTCTTCCACAAGAGACGCATGAAATGATGCTTGAAACGGTATCTGCTGTGGCTCGCATGGATGTGCAAGGAATTAAGATTCACCTTCTGCATCTCATGCGTAAAACACCAATGGTGAAGCAATACGAAGCCGGATTGCTTCGATTCATGGAACAGGACGAGTATGTGAAGCTAATTGCCGATTCACTCGAAATTCTGCCTCCTGAGATGATTGTGCACCGTCTAACTGGCGACGCGCCTCGAGATCTCTTAGTCGGACCGATGTGGAGTCTCAAGAAATGGGAAGTGCTAAATGCCATTGACGCTGAACTTGTTGCCCGCGATACTTGGCAGGGTAAGTATTGGAGGAAGAGCTGA
- a CDS encoding class I SAM-dependent methyltransferase, whose amino-acid sequence MGFMSVLSFAHKLISERLTLGDRAIDATVGTGADTLFLAKTTGIRGEVYGFDIQAAALRLAEDRLRLAREDAPSLADVTLLERSHAEMAEAVPAIWHGTVGAVMFNLGYLPAGDADKNIITQPDSSIAALEASLQLLRPGGIITAVLYPGHAGGDLEAASVESWATAVSPLVAQSIVYRQLQRKDSPYVIALEKKKGIPS is encoded by the coding sequence ATGGGCTTTATGTCCGTTCTAAGCTTTGCCCATAAATTAATCTCTGAGCGACTGACCTTAGGTGACCGAGCTATCGATGCTACTGTGGGGACAGGTGCAGATACGCTTTTTCTGGCCAAAACAACCGGCATTCGCGGGGAAGTCTATGGTTTCGACATCCAAGCTGCAGCATTGAGGTTGGCTGAAGATCGACTGCGGCTTGCAAGGGAGGATGCGCCTTCGCTCGCTGACGTCACCTTGCTGGAACGCAGCCACGCCGAAATGGCCGAAGCCGTTCCTGCAATCTGGCATGGCACCGTTGGGGCTGTGATGTTTAATCTTGGCTACTTGCCTGCGGGCGATGCCGACAAGAATATCATTACTCAGCCTGACAGTTCTATTGCAGCCTTGGAGGCTTCACTCCAGTTACTGCGTCCAGGGGGAATCATTACGGCAGTTCTTTATCCCGGCCATGCAGGTGGAGATCTCGAAGCCGCCTCTGTTGAATCATGGGCAACGGCAGTCTCCCCACTTGTAGCGCAGAGCATCGTTTACCGCCAGCTGCAGCGCAAGGATTCACCTTATGTAATTGCGCTCGAGAAGAAAAAAGGAATCCCCTCTTAA
- the trmB gene encoding tRNA (guanosine(46)-N7)-methyltransferase TrmB gives MRLRGRKGIRESLEEQTDLVILDPRSYKGEWSKLFGNDHPIHVEFGMGKGQFISQMSFKYPDINFIGVDMYDELIRRAGDKARAVWEPAGHETPPNLKLALANIDYAEEVFAPGELERIYLNFSDPWPKSKHARRRLTHPRFLDKYRGLLSDLGEIHLKTDSRSLFEFSLNAFADFGLQMKNISLDLHADGIINEDHIMTEYETKFVGRGVNIHRCEAIVGAEALKQYQATRLDKYRL, from the coding sequence ATGCGTTTACGCGGAAGAAAAGGAATACGTGAAAGTTTGGAAGAACAGACCGATCTAGTCATTCTTGACCCTCGTAGTTATAAAGGTGAGTGGTCCAAGCTGTTCGGAAATGATCATCCGATCCATGTGGAGTTCGGAATGGGCAAGGGGCAGTTTATCAGCCAAATGAGCTTCAAATATCCCGATATTAATTTTATCGGCGTTGATATGTATGATGAACTGATCCGTCGTGCTGGAGATAAGGCTAGAGCAGTTTGGGAGCCAGCAGGTCATGAGACGCCACCTAATCTGAAATTGGCGCTTGCCAATATTGATTACGCAGAGGAAGTATTTGCTCCTGGAGAGCTGGAACGAATTTATCTTAACTTCAGTGATCCGTGGCCTAAGAGTAAGCATGCTCGACGTCGTTTGACACATCCGCGTTTTCTTGACAAATATCGCGGCCTGCTAAGCGACCTAGGTGAAATTCATCTGAAAACAGATTCCCGAAGCCTATTTGAATTTTCATTGAATGCATTTGCAGACTTTGGTTTACAGATGAAAAATATTTCTTTGGACCTACATGCAGACGGCATCATAAATGAGGATCATATTATGACGGAATACGAGACGAAATTTGTGGGACGTGGCGTGAATATCCATCGTTGTGAGGCAATTGTAGGCGCAGAAGCACTCAAACAGTATCAGGCTACTCGATTAGATAAATATCGGCTGTAG
- a CDS encoding UDP-N-acetylglucosamine--LPS N-acetylglucosamine transferase: protein MQKKRILILSEGFGAGHTQAAYALSSSLRQLSPNLQTKVLELGNFLNPKMAPIILSAYRKTVTTQPKLMGYVYRHQKSFNRLTTLALHRIFYTHTKNVVMQLKPDVIVCTHFIPGAVVSRLKRVDPTLQVPLVTVITDYDAHASWISPEVDRYLVSTPEVRSKLRMRNIPAAKIRVTGIPVHPNFWEHPGKQEIREQFNLKDIPTVLVMGGGWGIMNDQVVNACLADWRDKIQIVFCLGNNDKLLREMKEDPRYNHPNISLIGFTREIDKLMEVSDLLVTKPGGMTCSEGLAKGIPMLFYHPLPGQEEENCRYFTASGFGEPIESLDVVVMWMERLLNNYEDVQNKRKLHLEEIARYHPLQSAQSIIELLE from the coding sequence TTGCAAAAAAAAAGAATCTTAATACTCTCAGAAGGCTTTGGCGCGGGACATACTCAAGCTGCTTATGCACTGTCGAGCAGTCTGCGCCAACTGTCACCTAATTTACAAACAAAGGTGCTGGAACTAGGGAATTTTCTAAATCCCAAAATGGCACCTATTATTCTGTCCGCTTATCGCAAGACGGTAACGACTCAACCAAAGCTGATGGGCTACGTCTACCGCCATCAGAAATCATTTAATCGTCTTACCACACTTGCCCTGCATCGTATATTTTATACGCATACCAAAAATGTTGTTATGCAGCTGAAGCCTGACGTTATTGTCTGTACACACTTTATTCCGGGTGCTGTAGTATCTCGGCTAAAGAGAGTGGATCCTACCTTACAGGTACCGCTCGTAACTGTTATAACGGATTATGACGCACATGCCAGCTGGATCAGTCCAGAGGTAGACCGTTATCTGGTTTCAACACCTGAGGTTAGGTCCAAATTGCGCATGCGGAACATTCCTGCTGCAAAAATTCGGGTCACCGGGATACCCGTACATCCTAACTTTTGGGAGCATCCTGGAAAGCAGGAGATACGAGAGCAATTCAATCTAAAGGATATCCCCACAGTACTAGTCATGGGCGGCGGCTGGGGGATCATGAATGATCAGGTAGTAAATGCCTGTCTTGCAGACTGGCGGGACAAGATTCAGATTGTCTTTTGTCTCGGAAATAACGATAAGCTGCTGCGTGAAATGAAAGAAGATCCTCGTTATAATCATCCCAATATTTCTCTAATCGGCTTTACGCGTGAGATCGATAAACTTATGGAGGTATCCGATCTGCTAGTCACAAAGCCGGGTGGAATGACCTGCAGTGAAGGACTCGCTAAAGGAATTCCGATGCTTTTCTATCACCCTCTGCCCGGGCAGGAGGAGGAGAATTGCCGCTATTTTACTGCATCAGGCTTCGGAGAGCCGATAGAATCTTTAGACGTAGTCGTAATGTGGATGGAACGCCTCTTAAACAACTATGAAGACGTGCAGAATAAGCGGAAGCTCCATCTAGAGGAAATCGCTCGATACCACCCCTTACAAAGCGCTCAAAGCATTATCGAATTACTGGAATAG
- a CDS encoding alpha/beta fold hydrolase has product MKENSFTLTDPIGVNIHVYEWLPESDVPVKGIVQISHGMCETAVRYARFAEALTGIGYAVYVNDHRGHGKTAGQVNLLGDVGEDGFYWMRRNLLQVAAKALSKHEGKPIFLFSHSMGSFLAQKLMCEEGNEIYTGFILSGTNGPRSMLRLGESLASAQLKLKGEHHRSVLMNSLVFGSYNRAFSPVRTAYDWLSSDAAEVDKYISDPFCGAICTTRFFRDFFHLLREIHSEESLSTLCTSKPIYIFGGDKDPVGMTGQGIPRLAELYKKRGVADVEYRLYPGGRHEMLNEVNRDQVTADVINWLDQHLPSEVTATS; this is encoded by the coding sequence ATGAAGGAAAACAGTTTTACCCTAACGGATCCCATAGGTGTAAATATCCATGTCTATGAATGGTTACCTGAATCCGATGTTCCAGTTAAGGGTATCGTGCAAATTTCTCACGGAATGTGCGAAACGGCTGTCCGTTACGCTCGGTTTGCGGAAGCATTAACCGGAATAGGTTATGCAGTATATGTAAATGACCACCGGGGACATGGTAAAACCGCTGGTCAAGTCAATCTCCTCGGCGATGTCGGAGAGGACGGATTCTATTGGATGCGGCGCAACCTGCTTCAGGTAGCCGCCAAAGCACTTTCCAAACATGAAGGAAAGCCCATCTTTCTTTTCTCTCATAGCATGGGCTCCTTTCTGGCCCAAAAGCTGATGTGTGAAGAAGGTAACGAAATCTATACAGGGTTTATCCTAAGCGGTACAAATGGTCCCCGCAGTATGCTGCGCCTTGGCGAATCTCTGGCTAGTGCACAGCTTAAGCTAAAGGGAGAACATCACCGCAGTGTATTGATGAATAGCTTAGTATTCGGCAGTTACAACCGTGCCTTTTCTCCCGTAAGAACAGCTTATGACTGGCTGAGCAGCGATGCTGCAGAAGTTGATAAGTACATTTCCGATCCATTCTGCGGAGCCATTTGTACGACACGTTTTTTCCGTGACTTCTTCCACCTCCTAAGGGAGATTCATTCCGAAGAATCACTTAGCACATTATGTACAAGCAAGCCCATTTATATATTTGGTGGAGATAAAGATCCTGTAGGGATGACCGGCCAAGGTATTCCCCGTCTAGCTGAGTTGTATAAGAAACGAGGAGTGGCAGACGTTGAGTATCGACTATATCCAGGTGGCAGACACGAGATGCTAAATGAGGTAAACCGGGATCAAGTTACAGCTGATGTAATTAACTGGCTAGACCAGCATCTCCCTTCTGAGGTTACGGCTACAAGTTAA
- a CDS encoding type I phosphomannose isomerase catalytic subunit: MTQPYPLKFQPEFKERVWGGRALEKFGLDLPEGHIGEGWMIADHANGTSSVVNGALAGQGLDQIREQFGHEWFGSKGISEAGGRFPLLIKLLDCNDNLSVQVHPTDDYEGLPQGELGKTEMWYVLDAKPGAKIIYGLKDGVDRETLREALEKGTVMDSLQEVSVSAGDSFYIPAGTVHALCAGVVVAEIQQNSDTTYRIYDYDRPGLDGKPRELHIEDSLNVTAYEGAGATSMKTDNAVPGEWLQLAASPYFIVEKGIVNGSWDLTTTEDSFTILVICEGSGHLTWDGGSQPYAAGECYLIPSNLGRYAIEGHSTVLRSYLP; this comes from the coding sequence ATGACACAACCATATCCTTTGAAATTTCAACCTGAGTTTAAAGAACGTGTCTGGGGAGGCCGTGCGCTAGAGAAATTCGGACTAGATCTGCCTGAGGGACATATTGGTGAAGGCTGGATGATCGCCGATCACGCGAATGGTACGTCTTCGGTAGTAAATGGAGCGTTAGCCGGCCAAGGCTTGGATCAAATTCGTGAGCAGTTCGGCCATGAATGGTTCGGAAGCAAAGGGATTTCAGAGGCGGGCGGTAGATTCCCTCTACTAATCAAATTGCTGGATTGCAACGACAATCTTTCCGTTCAAGTCCACCCTACAGATGATTATGAGGGATTACCTCAAGGTGAACTGGGCAAAACAGAGATGTGGTACGTGTTAGACGCTAAGCCAGGTGCCAAGATCATTTATGGTCTTAAAGATGGTGTTGACCGTGAAACATTGCGCGAAGCACTGGAGAAAGGAACCGTTATGGATAGCCTTCAAGAAGTATCTGTCTCCGCAGGAGACTCCTTCTATATTCCAGCCGGAACCGTTCATGCGCTATGCGCTGGTGTCGTTGTAGCAGAGATTCAGCAAAATTCCGACACTACATACCGCATTTATGACTATGACCGTCCAGGCCTGGACGGAAAGCCACGCGAGCTGCATATTGAAGATTCACTTAATGTGACAGCCTATGAAGGCGCCGGGGCTACTTCAATGAAGACAGATAACGCAGTCCCTGGAGAGTGGTTGCAGCTTGCTGCTTCACCATATTTTATCGTAGAAAAGGGAATCGTAAATGGTTCATGGGACCTCACCACTACAGAAGACAGCTTCACTATTCTAGTGATCTGTGAAGGCAGTGGACATCTTACTTGGGATGGCGGCTCTCAGCCTTATGCTGCAGGAGAATGCTATCTGATTCCTTCCAACCTCGGCCGTTACGCTATCGAAGGTCATTCTACTGTGCTTCGTTCTTATTTACCATAA
- a CDS encoding B12-binding domain-containing radical SAM protein, with protein MKIVLTTLNAKYIHTSLAIRLLKAYSEHEFKDIHLVEYTIKDPVMNIVSDLFQKQPDVIGFSCYIWNIEETLKLIGILKQVMPEVTIVLGGPEVSYEPLHWMKREAGIDFIVNGDGEETFHHLLQELRDDRKFHFVYGAAYRKGEEIIVNPPRPKSDLNTLPTPHRFPEDIPDLSKRIVYFETSRGCPFNCQFCLSSIEVGVRYYDIERVKSDLLYLIENGAKIIKFLDRTFNINRNYAMEMFQFLIDNHQGCVFQFEITADIMRPEVLDFLSKNAPPGIFRFEIGVQSTNDETNELVKRRQNFKKLSRTVMKIKESRNIDQHLDLIAGLPMEDYTTFRKTFNDVFVMEPEELQLGFLKMLRGTGLRAQAAKYEYTYMEHAPYEILSSHMMSFSDIIRLKRLEDVLEKYWNSHRMDHTAKYLIRHVFDSPFDFFQEFGDYWEERGWQKIGHQLEDLFIRLQSFLIDRGTPSMDIIIGLMKLDYFLGHKYKPRKIWWDFVLDKSDWSSYLRDIAANPGQISAQLAEAGLSERELQKYTVLEVLPFSLEAVLESISGLRADGGSEEEEADNVVDGVVPSSESLIQGGTESGLEESVQTTSSAVAVAEPSSVREGRTLLIVMYQQNESQRAQYYTLPL; from the coding sequence TTGAAAATCGTTCTGACCACGCTAAACGCAAAATATATCCATACCTCACTGGCGATCCGTTTGCTTAAAGCTTACAGTGAGCATGAATTTAAAGATATTCATTTGGTGGAGTACACCATTAAAGATCCCGTAATGAATATCGTGTCCGACTTGTTTCAGAAACAGCCAGATGTGATTGGCTTCTCCTGTTATATCTGGAATATCGAAGAGACGCTTAAGCTGATCGGAATTCTTAAGCAAGTGATGCCTGAGGTTACGATTGTTCTGGGAGGGCCGGAAGTCTCTTATGAGCCGCTGCATTGGATGAAGAGAGAAGCTGGCATTGATTTCATCGTCAATGGAGATGGAGAAGAGACGTTCCATCATCTGCTGCAGGAGCTGAGAGACGACCGGAAATTTCATTTTGTGTACGGAGCTGCTTATCGTAAGGGAGAGGAGATCATTGTAAATCCACCTCGTCCCAAAAGCGATCTAAATACGCTGCCTACACCGCATCGTTTTCCAGAGGATATTCCAGATCTGAGCAAACGTATTGTTTATTTTGAGACGAGCCGTGGGTGCCCGTTTAACTGTCAATTTTGTTTATCCAGTATTGAGGTAGGCGTACGTTACTATGATATTGAACGAGTGAAGTCTGATCTCCTCTACTTAATTGAGAATGGTGCCAAAATCATTAAGTTCTTGGACCGCACCTTCAATATCAATCGTAACTATGCGATGGAAATGTTTCAATTCCTGATCGACAATCATCAAGGCTGTGTATTCCAGTTTGAAATTACAGCAGATATCATGCGGCCAGAAGTTCTGGATTTCCTGTCCAAGAATGCGCCTCCGGGCATCTTCAGATTTGAGATTGGTGTACAGTCTACGAATGATGAGACGAACGAGCTCGTTAAACGTCGCCAGAATTTCAAGAAGCTGTCCCGTACCGTGATGAAGATTAAGGAAAGTCGCAATATCGATCAGCATCTGGATTTGATCGCGGGGCTTCCAATGGAGGATTACACCACCTTCCGCAAAACCTTTAATGATGTATTCGTTATGGAGCCAGAAGAGCTGCAGCTTGGATTCCTCAAAATGCTTCGGGGGACAGGCCTGCGCGCCCAAGCGGCAAAATATGAGTATACGTATATGGAACATGCCCCTTACGAAATTCTTAGCAGTCATATGATGTCCTTCTCGGATATTATCCGGTTGAAGCGGCTTGAGGATGTGCTGGAGAAATACTGGAACAGCCATCGGATGGACCATACGGCCAAATACTTGATCCGTCACGTGTTTGATTCCCCATTCGATTTCTTCCAGGAGTTCGGTGACTATTGGGAGGAGAGAGGCTGGCAAAAGATTGGGCATCAACTGGAAGATCTCTTTATCCGTTTGCAGTCCTTCTTGATAGATCGTGGGACTCCGTCTATGGATATTATTATTGGGCTAATGAAGCTTGATTATTTCCTAGGACACAAGTATAAGCCTCGCAAAATCTGGTGGGATTTCGTGCTGGATAAGTCGGATTGGTCGAGTTACTTGAGGGATATCGCTGCTAATCCGGGTCAAATCTCTGCGCAGTTGGCAGAAGCCGGACTCAGTGAAAGAGAGCTGCAAAAATATACGGTGCTTGAAGTGCTACCGTTCTCGCTTGAAGCGGTGCTGGAATCCATCAGCGGTCTAAGGGCAGATGGGGGTTCAGAGGAAGAGGAAGCGGACAATGTTGTCGACGGGGTTGTACCTTCTTCAGAGTCGCTAATACAAGGAGGCACAGAGAGTGGTTTAGAAGAGTCTGTCCAAACCACAAGCTCGGCTGTAGCCGTAGCTGAACCTTCTTCCGTTCGAGAAGGTCGCACGCTCCTGATCGTGATGTACCAGCAGAACGAGAGCCAACGTGCTCAGTACTATACGCTGCCATTGTAA